A single region of the Podospora pseudopauciseta strain CBS 411.78 chromosome 1, whole genome shotgun sequence genome encodes:
- a CDS encoding hypothetical protein (COG:A; EggNog:ENOG503NX26) yields the protein MAAEAEYWTFPTDKELFDQDERISFSKLDNKYIAVQDDGTEYEFDEGLKRWIPIIDEALIEQQQRGYMVPGVDDDDDGSAQGVKRKMGYGDDREDSSQNGTSTKSKKKQRPPPQPRQNTAVYVTGLPSDATVEEVAELFSRKCGVIAEEIDSGRPRIKMYTDGEGKFKGDALVVFFKPQSVEMAIMLLDDTDFRFGEGGTKMRVQAADMSYKRVKYDEEKGDGEGGKGGKGVKQEGGNNNNKKASQDKQKIIRKTQKLSAKLADWSDEEEEKVGGGGGKWDKVVILRHMFTLEELEEDPAALLDIKDDIREECETLGKVNNVILYDQEEEGIVMVKFGSREAAEKCLSKMHGRKFDGRTVEAFFATGKERFRKSRDAGGEEGEESE from the exons ATGGCCGCCGAAGCCGAATACTGGACGTTTCCAACCGACAAGGAGCTGTTTGATCAGGACGAGCGCATCTCGTTTTCGAAGCTGGACAACAAGTACATTGCTGTTCAGGACGACGGCACCGAATACGAGTTTGACGAGGGCCTGAAGCGCTGGATCCCTATCATCGACGAGGCGCTtattgagcagcagcagaggggATACATGGTGCccggggtggatgatgatgatgatgggtcgGCGCAGGGtgtgaagaggaagatggggtATGGGGATGATAGAGAG GATTCCTCACAGAATGGCACCTcaacaaaaagcaaaaagaagcaacGCCCGCCCCCGCAACCAAGACAAAACACGGCCGTGTACGTCACTGGTCTTCCGTCGGACGCGACAGTCGAAGAAGTGGCCGAGTTGTTTTCGCGAAAGTGCGGGGTTATTGCCGAGGAGATTGACTcggggaggccgaggatcAAGATGTACACGGACGGGGAGGGAAAGTTTAAGGGGGACGCGCTGGTGGTTTTTTTCAAGCCGCAGAGCGTGGAGATGGCGATTATGTTGCTGGATGACACGGATTTTcgatttggggaggggggaacgAAAATGAGGGTTCAGGCGGCGGATATGAGTTATAAGAGAGTGAAGTATGatgaggaaaagggggatggggagggggggaagggggggaagggggtgaaaCAGGAGGGGGGtaataacaacaacaagaaggccAGTCAGGATAAGCAAAAGATTATTAGGAAGACGCAGAAGTTATCGGCCAAGTTGGCGGATTggtcggatgaggaggaggaaaaggtgggtgggggaggggggaagtgGGACAAGGTTGTCATTTTGAGGCACATGTTTacgctggaggagctggaggaggatccGGCTGCGCTGTTGGACATCAAGGATGATATCAGGGAGGAGTGTGAGACGTTGGGGAAGGTGAACAATGTTATTTTGTATgatcaggaggaggaggggatcgTGATGGTCAAGTTTGGGAGtcgggaggcggcggagaagtGTCTGAGCAAGATGCACGGGAGGAAGTTTGATGGGAGGACGGTGGAGGCGTTTTTTGCGacggggaaggagaggtttaGGAAGAGTAGGGatgctgggggggaggagggggaggagagtgagtag
- a CDS encoding hypothetical protein (EggNog:ENOG503NZRW; COG:S): protein MSITPIITFKAGLCQVDHNSKPYKVEPDSRPGYIYLYSEDDLIHFCWRPRNVPLDEPEIDLVMVPTDGHFTPYNTRNPTEPSAKTNGRIFVLKFTSSSQRHIFWLQSKPQGQSGDPTWFSPRDLKIGEIVDQLLQGEEVDVTRELASVRNNTDDSRRDDEDETMEDVEGHGDAHAHHRGGSGGAGPGATGGDFRQEGEDSRDGGADGARAASNNANNDAADAVRNFLASIQANQKLGGGDGQSAQGKLYPLLNDLLEPSTTIPMLDSASEEYVDNLLSYLPPMVLVLSQQGENGDDIDKEPSAEAVEAAKQAMSSGQKRALLKKVLRSPQFTQSLASLTSALRDGGLPTVAGSLGIAVENGGLVRGGSVPLGGGDAVEAFVEGVKKTVQKK from the exons ATGTCGATaacacccatcatcaccttcaAGGCGGGCCTCTGCCAGGTCGAC CACAACTCGAAGCCCTACAAGGTTGAGCCCGACTCCAGACCTGGCTATATCTATCTGTACTCGGAAGATG ACCTCATCCACTTTTGCTGGCGACCCAGAAATGTCCCCCTCGACGAGCCCGAGATTGATCTCGTCATGGTCCCAACCGATGGTCACTTCACCCCTTACAACACCCGCAACCCCACCGAGCCTTCAGCCAAGACCAACGGTCGCATCTTCGTCCTCAAGTTCACTTCATCCTCTCAGAGACACATCTTCTGGCTCCAGTCAAAGCCACAGGGGCAGAGCGGCGATCCCACCTGGTTCAGCCCCAGGGATCTCAAGATCGGAGAGATCGTCGACCAGCTCTTgcagggagaggaggtggacgtgACCCGTGAGCTGGCCTCGGTCCGCAACAACACTGACGACAGCCGAcgtgatgatgaggacgagaCGATGGAGGACGTTGAGGGGCACGGCGACGCCCATGCCCACCaccgcggcggcagcggaGGTGCCGGTCCTGGAGCTACTGGGGGAGACTTCCGGCAAGAGGGCGAGGACTCGAGAGACGGAGGTGCTGATGGTGCGAGAGC GGCAAGCAACAATGCAAACAACGACGCTGCAGATGCGGTGCGGAACTTTCTGGCCTCAATCCAGGCCAACCAGAAGCTCGGCGGGGGCGATGGTCAGTCAGCTCAGGGCAAGCTTTATCCCCTGCTCAATGATCTTCTCGAACCATCGACTACAATCCCCATGCTCGACTCGGCGTCAGAGGAATACGTCGACAACTTGCTGAGCTACCTCCCGCCCATGGTACTGGTTCTCTCGCAGCAGGGTGAGAACGGGGATGACATTGACAAGGAGCCCAGTGCGGAGGCAGTGGAGGCTGCCAAGCAGGCCATGAGCTCCGGGCAGAAGCGCGCTCTCCTCAAGAAGGTGCTGCGCAGTCCTCAATTTACGCAAAGTCTAGCAAGCCTGACATCAGCGCTCCGGGATGGCGGCCTGCCTACTGTCGCGGGTTCTTTGGGTATTGCGGTTGAGAACGGTGGTCTGGTGAGGGGCGGGTCTGTGCCgctaggtggtggtgatgctgtggAGGCTTTCgttgagggggtgaagaagacgGTGCAGAAGAAGTGA
- the MNN9 gene encoding Golgi mannosyltransferase complex subunit (COG:I; CAZy:GT62; EggNog:ENOG503NUK3), whose amino-acid sequence MARPLGPVRLKKASPVTLAIGVVFTILVLYFLIGSSAPDFSASRKASAASHPLSPPTSPFRKSTGGGKPKAPPVAHYNLNNVTITSDPLGNRENILLLTPMARFYQQYWDNLLKLSYPHELITLGFILPKTKEGNAATTELQKQIAKTQKSGPEKDRFKSIIILRQDFDPPLQSQDEAERHKIQNQKIRRAAMAKARNSLLFTTLGPATSWVLWLDADVIETPSDLIQDLAAHNKPVIAPNCFQRFYNTEKKAMDERPYDFNNWQDSPTAVELAKKMGPDDILLEGYADMATYRALMAYMHKTDGLRQETVPLDGVGGAALLVKADVHRDGAMFPPFSFYHLIETEGFAKMAKRLGWQPFGLPNYKVYHYNE is encoded by the exons ATGGCGCGTCCACTGGGGCCGGTTCGCCTCAAGAAGGCGAGCCCAGTCACTCTCGCTATCGGCGTCGTTTTCACCATTCTTGtcttatactttttaatagGCTCCTCGGCCCCTGATTTCTCTGCTTCCAGAAAAGCCAGCGCAGCATCTCACCCgctctcaccacccacctctccattCCGCAAGTCGACCGGAGGAGGGAAACCAAAGGCGCCGCCCGTCGCCCACTACAACCTCAACAatgtcaccatcaccagcgaCCCCCTGGGCAACCGGGagaacatcctcctcctcacccccatGGCCCGCTTCTACCAGCAGTACTGGGACAACCTCTTGAAGCTGTCCTACCCCCACGAGCTAATCACCCTGggcttcatcctccccaagacAAAGGAGGGCAACGCCGCCACAACCGAACTCCAAAAGCAAATCGCCAAAACACAAAAGTCGGGCCCGGAAAAAGACCGGTTCAaaagcatcatcatcctccgaCAAGACTTtgacccccctctccaaTCCCAAGACGAAGCCGAACGGCACAAGATCCAAAACCAAAAGATCCGCCGCGCCGCCATGGCCAAAGCCCGCAACTCGCtgctcttcaccaccctcggccCGGCCACCTCGTGGGTCCTCTGGCTCGACGCCGACGTCATCGAGACGCCCTCCGATCTGATCCAGGACCTCGCCGCCCACAACAAGCCCGTCATCGCGCCCAACTGCTTCCAGCGGTTCTACAAcacggagaagaaggcgatggACGAGAGGCCGTACGACTTCAACAACTGGCAGGACAGCCCGACGGCGGtggagctggccaagaagatGGGGCCGGACGACATTTTGCTGGAGGGTTACGCCGACATGGCCACGTACCGGGCGCTGATGGCGTACATGCACAAGACGGACGGGCTGAGGCAGGAGACGGTGCCGCTGGACGGGGTAGGGGGCGCGGCGTTGTTGGTCAAGGCGGACGTGCACCGGGACGGGGCCATGTTTCCGCCTTTTTCGTTTTACCACCTGATCGAGACGGAGGGGTTTGCGAAGATGGCGAAGAGGTTGGGGTGGCAGCCTTTTGGATTGCCTAATTATaag GTCTACCATTACAATGAGTGA
- the PEX4 gene encoding E2 ubiquitin-protein ligase peroxin 4 (COG:O; EggNog:ENOG503P4AD), protein MSSRSKPSSSSAAGARAAIRRLAKEYASIQSQLSDAPNEEIELGIERLGPPDQTDLLHWEAVLNGRGLGGGYADGRWLLKITIPPTYPLSPPEIKFETSIVHANVKLETGEICLDLLKDAWSPAYSVLECVKAVRMLLDHPGIDSPLNVDVAALLREGDEIGARGLVELWIGDQPGGRYEGS, encoded by the exons ATGTCCTCCCGATCAAAACCATCGTCCTCTTCAGCCGCAGGAGCTCGGGCGGCAATCCGCCGCCTGGCAAAAGAATACGCCTCCATCCAATCCCAACTGTCAGACGCCCCAAACGAAGAGATAGAACTCGGGATCGAACGCCTCGGCCCGCCCGACCAAACCGACTTGTTGCATTGGGAGGCGGTACTGAACGGGAGAGGGTTAGGGGGTGGATATGCTG ATGGCAGGTGGTTACTAAAaatcaccatcccccctacgtaccccctctccccgccGGAAATCAAGTTTGAAACCTCGATTGTCCATGCAAACGTGAAATTAGAGACCGGGGAGATATGTCTTGATTTACTAAAAGATGCCTGGAGCCCCGCGTATAGTGTGTTGGAGTGTGTAAAGGCAGTGAGGATGCTGCTTGATCATCCGGGGATTGACTCACCTCTCAACGTCGACGTTGCTGCGCTGCtcagggagggggatgagatTGGCgcgagggggttggtggagctTTGGATTGGGGATCAGCCTGGGGGGAGGTATGAGGGGAGTTAA
- a CDS encoding hypothetical protein (COG:S; EggNog:ENOG503P0F7), whose amino-acid sequence MATTFGSDMMVDAPTADGLNNLTMLRLADSTNPDAMGPHDDYSSSPQTSPRTIPPPPNPPFVFPARPSSSSASAPSTFSRATGRRPRSAIEPHITGLDLTKEIDNSKPRTPALPNFSFNPGASLTSTLSPESAYLSPAQSPSAPSSPRTAATRPGGHGHRRGGSEFVGGKLRDGEAITITNVSPTKPESGMASPMLQPTRPRRGHAHRRSAAISSHDLSSIILPPPPNPNLRGGSAPASPVFPNRPGGQDFPTAEQGRKSEPNIGSPSEAPNDSTGVPMADVEGDAKPPARNRVGFSDTLEYIPRPLSLVSSDASSTATARPGHSVSGSISSLISLTTGERDFSTPFTFGGPAAKMSDSRPSTAGAVLENTLSAQEEEPTPSSPRRRGSIPFLGTIPPVLPHSPATPSPTRSGKKWAFFGREGRDSQATGSPTRFQSESPLASSSHVNSPAPERVSAEQFMDDMALEPDVVLNTMKPLTKKRSKKQKKVKTWAGTILSRKSKHRYGKQKRRTPTPPPPRFLEEVDALQQDSTDAQINVPTFTVTESPDTGDFQSWTFPKPVSVPDEDMSYQMIDLDAALGPFNTPLPRNPEWEAAQRAGGNVKKQLHSAAGMSRFTGPGMHYHHRRAESAPEMVPFEGGRLGFRRFGSSSTMADVFEEDEEEEDSDSGKSSAGQSTPLVETPVVEKSESTSLAPEARPSPIVPQESPAARTSQDGEQGKAFLTVVPDYTMGSANSDTPDTVPAVAPGTPRNSSSIHGGYSGSTTPSPRHVSRPKDLAPVDVGPLSLPPSSMPPISPFSMTQSSAFPSPRTPMSYDAHRISTAPSSITEDNFQSLLLGEPGPEVRISVDDIPSLTSSNSTMTRESLFPQHPQARNPPLNDLPRPASFTSTAFGRRRSSLASLSRLISSSHGERSKLSMEVPLDSEPEQKSKVSKAKRLSRMVKFWKPKDNEAV is encoded by the coding sequence ATGGCAACCACATTCGGTTCCGATATGATGGTCGATGCTCCCACGGCCGACggcctcaacaacctcacgATGCTTCGGCTTGCGGATTCCACAAACCCCGACGCTATGGGTCCCCACGATGATTACTCTTCCAGCCCACAGACATCGCCGAGAACGattccgcctcctccgaaCCCGCCATTCGTGTTTCCAGCACGaccttcatcctcttcggcttcggcccCATCCACCTTCTCGCGCGCTACTGGGAGACGGCCGCGATCTGCGATAGAGCCTCATATCACAGGGTTGGATTTGACTAAAGAGATTGACAATTCCAAGCCTCGAACGCCAGCGCTTCCCAATTTCTCCTTCAACCCTGGCGCCTCTTTGACGTCCACCCTCAGTCCCGAAAGCGCCTACCTCAGCCCTGCGCAGTCACCTTCTGCTCCCAGCTCTCCAAGAACAGCTGCTACCCGACCTGGTGGCCACGGACATCGTCGTGGCGGAAGCGAATTTGTTGGAGGAAAGCTTCGTGACGGGGAGGCCATCACGATCACCAATGTCAGCCCGACAAAACCAGAAAGCGGGATGGCCTCACCGATGTTGCAACCCACAAGACCACGGAGAGGTCACGCTCATCGTCGATCTGCCGCCATATCCAGCCACGATCTTTCCTCCATCATtctgcctccaccaccgaacCCCAACTTGAGGGGAGGCAGCGCTCCTGCCAGCCCTGTTTTTCCGAATCGCCCTGGTGGACAGGACTTCCCGACTGCCGAGCAGGGCAGAAAATCGGAGCCAAACATTGGATCACCATCGGAGGCGCCCAATGACTCCACTGGTGTCCCGATGGCCGACGTGGAAGGTGACGCCAAGCCACCGGCCAGAAACCGTGTGGGATTTTCAGACACGTTGGAGTATATCCCCAGACCGCTTTCTCTGGTCTCCAGTGACGCCTCCAGCACGGCTACCGCCCGCCCTGGACACTCTGTCTCGGGCAGCATCTCTTCGCTCATCTCGCTCACTACCGGTGAGCGTGATTTCAGCACACCTTTCACATTCGGCGGCCCAGCTGCCAAAATGAGCGATAGCCGGCCCAGTACAGCTGGGGCGGTGTTGGAGAACACCTTGAGTGCtcaggaagaggagcctACTCCATCTTCGCCAAGGAGACGAGGATCAATCCCGTTTTTGGGTACCATCCCTCCTGTTCTTCCCCACAGTCCGGCAACACCCAGCCCAACTCGGTCTGGCAAGAAATGGGCCTTCTTTGGTCGCGAGGGTCGTGATTCACAGGCAACAGGATCGCCCACACGCTTTCAATCAGAGAGCCCCCTCGCCTCCAGTTCTCACGTTAACTCGCCAGCTCCTGAGCGCGTTTCTGCGGAACAGTTTATGGACGACATGGCTCTTGAACCGGACGTGGTTTTGAACACCATGAAGCCACtcaccaagaagaggagcaagaagcaaaagaaggtCAAAACATGGGCTGGAACGATTCTTTCTCGCAAGTCCAAACATCGCTACGGAAAGCAAAAGAGGAGAACGCCAaccccgcctccacctcggTTCCTGGAGGAAGTCGATGCTCTCCAGCAAGACTCGACCGATGCGCAAATCAACGTTCCGACCTTCACCGTCACCGAATCCCCGGATACAGGAGATTTCCAGTCTTGGACATTCCCCAAGCCTGTCTCTGTCCCTGATGAGGATATGTCGTACCAGATGATTGACCTTGATGCGGCTCTTGGTCCTTTCAATACGCCCCTGCCTCGAAACCCTGAGTGGGAGGCGGCGCAACGAGCCGGTGGCAACGTGAAGAAGCAGCTTCACAGCGCAGCCGGAATGAGCCGCTTCACTGGCCCGGGCATGCACTACCACCATCGCCGTGCGGAAAGCGCACCAGAAATGGTGCCTTTTGAAGGCGGTAGGCTTGGGTTCAGACGCTTTGGAAGCAGCTCCACCATGGCAGAtgtgtttgaggaggatgaagaagaggaggacagTGATTCCGGCAAGAGCTCCGCTGGACAATCTACACCGCTGGTTGAAACCCCTGTTGTGGAAAAGTCTGAGAGCACAAGCCTTGCCCCTGAAGCGAGACCTTCTCCAATCGTCCCTCAGGAGTCTCCCGCTGCTAGGACCTCTCAGGATGGCGAGCAAGGGAAGGCGTTCCTTACTGTGGTGCCTGACTATACGATGGGCTCGGCGAATAGCGACACTCCGGACACCGTCCCTGCCGTTGCACCGGGCACCCCGAGGAACTCTTCTTCGATTCACGGCGGTTATTCCGGATCCACCACACCATCCCCACGTCACGTTTCCCGTCCCAAGGATTTGGCGCCTGTCGATGTTGGGCCACTGAGCCTTCCGCCATCCTCGATGCCTCCCATCAGCCCCTTTTCCATGACGCAGTCATCGGCATTCCCATCTCCACGCACACCCATGTCGTACGACGCCCATCGGATCTCGACAGCGCCGTCATCCATCACGGAGGATAATTTCCAGTCGTTACTCTTGGGCGAGCCTGGTCCGGAAGTGCGCATCTCGGTCGATGATATCCCTTCgctcaccagcagcaactcGACCATGACGCGCGAAAGCCTGttcccccaacacccccaggCAAGAAACCCGCCGTTGAACGACTTGCCACGGCCGGCTTCGTTCACTTCGACTGCCTTTGGGCGAAGGCGTTCCAGTCTGGCCAGCTTGAGCCGTTTGATTAGCAGCTCTCATGGCGAGCGGAGCAAGCTGTCAATGGAGGTTCCTCTGGACAGCGAGCCAGAGCAGAAGTCCAAAGTCAGCAAAGCCAAGAGATTGAGCAGGATGGTGAAGTTCTGGAAGCCCAAGGATAACGAGGCGGTGTAA
- the CGR1_1 gene encoding rRNA-processing protein cgr1 (COG:A; EggNog:ENOG503P5D1) yields MSATTTETTTASAPATTASKPLGMRVNGKQWHAPKKAFRPTKGLTSYEARVKLRADQAAMKAKEKEMKEEKEAERKARMEALKAKRAAKEEKERYEKIAEKMHKKRVERLKRKEKRNKLINS; encoded by the exons ATGTCTGCGACAACAACAGAAACCACGACGGCGTCGGCGCCAGCGACCACCGCAAGTAAGCCCTTGGGCATGCGCGTAAATG GCAAGCAATGGCATGCCCCAAAGAAGGCGTTCCGCCCAACCAAGGGTTTGACCTCGTATGAGGCGCGCGTCAAGTTGAGAGCGGACCAGGCAGCGATGAAggcaaaggagaaggaaatgaaggaagaaaaggaggctGAGCGCAAG GCACGAATGGAGGCTCTCAAGGCGAAGCGCGcggcgaaggaggagaaggaacgATACGAAAAGATTGCCGAGAAGATGCACAAGAAGCGGGTGGAGAGGCTGAAGCGCAAGGAGAAGCGCAACAAATTGATCAATTCGTGA
- a CDS encoding hypothetical protein (EggNog:ENOG503P52C): MSQYAVETSKVPSPGRPRHQITRSISEISSPIRLHRHHSHRVIRERERDALSPITQSATSLQRPSPQPYEVSSKSAGGTPNISPNPSRRPSLLYASADDEGMPASHGPTLVSTSAPASITKSSAEVDLVKEQQKAAVRNSGLQRSLNELETFASTTTRRLDETYYSVEEKLGTLQSTIAALKGLAELSNQLNNSFSAEAEELVADVTSQLDALGNFEDQQQRIESLQNRISTGRESIKSLSERVDVVRARIESWERADREWREAVRKRLTALWVVVVTVGLVLILLMISAQYVREKPGDGEVKQLAATAANQWGSEGVSTAAQKDKIGLNWTETSELSSRATEMLRAFDEL; encoded by the exons ATGTCTCAATATGCCGTGGAGACGTCTAAAGTCCCCTCCCCGGGGCGCCCGCGCCACCAAATCACCCGCTCCATCTCCGAGATATCGTCGCCAATCCGTCTCCATCGTCACCACTCGCATCGCGTCATCCGAGAAAGGGAGCGCGACGCTCTCAGCCCCATAACACAGTCCGCGACGTCACTCCAACGGCCGTCACCGCAACCTTACGAGGTCTCTTCCAAATCTGCAGGAGGCACCCCGAACATTAGCCCAAACCCAAGTCGACGACCCAGTCTTCTCTACGCCTCAGCCGACGACGAAGGGATGCCCGCCAGTCATGGACCAACGCTTGTGTCGACGTCTGCGCCTGCCTCGATAACGAAGTCCTCGGCCGAGGTTGACTTGGTGAAGGAGCAGCAAAAGGCAGCTGTAAGAAACAG TGGACTCCAACGATCACTTAACGAACTAGAAACCTTTGCGAGTACGACTACTAGGCGCCTCGACGAGACGTACTAttcggtggaggagaagctggggaCGCTTCAAAGCACGATTGCGGCCCTCAAGGGGCTCGCGGAGCTCTCCAAccagctcaacaacagcttcAGCGCCGAGGCCGAAGAACTCGTGGCGGATGTCACCTCGCAGCTGGATGCGCTCGGTAACTTTGAGGACCAGCAGCAGCGTATCGAGTCGTTACAGAATCGCATCAGCACAGGCCGGGAGAGCATCAAGTCGCTGAGCGAGCGCGTTGATGTAGTCCGAGCACGTATCGAGAGCTGGGAGCGCGCAGACAGGGAGTGGCGGGAGGCTGTTAGGAAACGGCTCACGGCTCtgtgggtggttgttgtcacGGTTGGCCTGGTGTTGATTTTGCTCATGATCAGTGCCCAGTATGTCCGGGAGAAGcctggggatggggaggtgaagcaGCTGGCGGCCACGGCGGCGAACCAGTGGGGTTCGGAGGGTGTTTCTACAGCTGCTCAAAAGGATAAGATTGGTTTGAATTGGACGGAAACGTCTGAGCTCTCATCTCGCGCAACCGAGATGCTGCGAGCTTTTGATGAGCTGTAG
- a CDS encoding hypothetical protein (COG:U; EggNog:ENOG503NUW9) — translation MEQFRQDIVERNGLTMLFKEIKDKETIQDLSLQYQKFAEWLRIEVAATIYHLFLAEDNSPELFAQAKRIHSLIPYTLMKNAIRIANPAAVMSHILDIFLAQPFGARSLMQRIFSLTLNDGIRNFQRSIDALAAKINDQVFVDKLKAYSDSEEQVKVAIREEAEAEQIDVIVVILRSDLLKPALKPAQIERLYNAYVAFNNAVENVDEELKQGAQLFSYLKQLLKLHMRQRDKAMMLNLIEEPVTLQLFRDLFTIFYEPLVRVYKSANVYNSVTDFAAFVDDLIQVVEKCRDQDASADPNQTVQAFIDLCQRHEHNFYKFVHEVHTHDNGLFTQLMGWIEGILEFLRHGPKNGSLDINALFEGGVSTGVVDKDKAIEEIDKLIAWQEARKKWHHDKTRQKMAAEGGGPGMVDGVPMAFKSSDFGLNEDDLEDMAYDDDSESEAELEIEDEMDPIEAERRRRARRQDRLRRNAGEPEKPQVEEVHKLKENFLVMLRMVLAE, via the exons ATGGAACA ATTCCGGCAAGACATTGTCGAACGCAATGGCCTAACGATGCTGTtcaaggagatcaaggacaaggagacgATTCAAGACCTCAGCTTACAATATCAGAAATTTGCCGAATGGCTACGCATCGAAGTTGCGGCTACGATATatcacctcttcctcgccgaaGACAACTCACCAGAGTTGTTTGCCCAAGCGAAGAGGATTCACTCTCTGATTCCCTACACTCTCATGAAGAACGCCATCCGGATAGCCAACCCAGCAGCCGTCATGTCCCACATTCTGgacatcttcctcgcccaaCCCTTTGGCGCCCGGTCGTTGATGCAAAGGATATTCTCCCTCACGTTGAACGACGGCATCCGAAACTTTCAGCGCTCTATCGACGCGCTCGCAGCCAAGATCAACGACCAAGTCTTTGTCGACAAGCTCAAGGCTTACAGCGACTCGGAGGAGCAGGTCAAGGTGGCCATCCGGGAAGAGGCCGAGGCAGAGCAGATTGATGTCATAGTAGTGATTTTGAGGAGTGACTTGCTCAAGCCGGCGCTGAAGCCGGCCCAGATTGAGAGGCTGTATAATGCGTATGTGGCGTTCAACAACGCGGTGGAGAACGTGGACGAGGAGCTGAAGCAAGGGGCGCAGCTGTTTTCGTATCTGAAGCAGTTGCTGAAGCTGCACATGCGGCAGAGGGACAAGGCGATGATGCTGAACTTGATTGAGGAGCCGGTGACGCTGCAGCTGTTTAGGGATTTGTTTACGATCTTTTACGAGCCGCTTGTGAGGGTGTACAAGTCGGCGAATGTGTATAACAGTGTGACGGATTTTGCGGCGTTTGTGGATGATTTGATTCAG GTCGTTGAAAAGTGCCGAGACCAAGACGCTTCTGCAGACCCTAACCAGACCGTGCAAGCCTTCATCGACCTTTGCCAGCGGCATGAGCACAACTTTTACAAGTTTGTCCACGAGGTTCACACGCACGACAATGGGCTATTCACGCAGCTGATGGGGTGGATTGAGGGCATTCTGGAGTTTTTGAGGCATGGCCCCAAGAACGGCAGTCTGGATATCAACGCCTTGTTTGAAGGGGGTGTCAGCACTGGAGTTgtcgacaaggacaaggccaTTGAGGAAATTGACAAGTTGATTGCCTGGCAGGAGGCCAGAAAGAAGTGGCATCACGACAAGACTAGGCAGAAGATGGCTGCGGAAGGGGGTGGCCcggggatggtggatggcGTGCCGATGGCGTTCAAATCGAGTGATTTTGGGTTGAATGAGGATGATTTGGAGGATATGGCGTATGATGACGATTCGGAGTCGGAGGCGGAGCTGGAGATTGAGGATGAAATGGATCCGATtgaggcggagaggaggaggagggcgaggaggcagGATCGGCTGAGGAGGAATGCCGGGGAGCCGGAGAAGCctcaggtggaggaggtgcacaagctgaaggagaactttttggtgatgttgaggatggtgctTGCTGAGTAG